In Caulobacter soli, one genomic interval encodes:
- a CDS encoding type II toxin-antitoxin system HipA family toxin — protein sequence MARRPRYAPLAVYMNGRKVGTLRRESSGAVDFTYDPDWLDARGALPVSLSLPLREDRYIGAPVIAVFDNLLPDNVEIRAKIAGKIGAQGVDPYSLLAALGRDCVGALQFLPEEAAPPVAGQIEGEPVSSADIARILANLARAPLGLEAEDDFRISIAGAQEKTAFLRRDGQWLRPLGATPTTHIFKPAIGQLPNGLDLSDSVENEYLCLTLTAAWGLPSAKVEMARFEDRKVLIIERFDRTETRDGRLLRQPQEDFCQALSVPWVAKYETDGGPGVLQGLDLLAASDAPTRDRLTFLKAQVVFWLLGATDGHAKNFSVFLQPGGGFRLTPLYDVLSAEPSRAARQIEPKQMKLAMAVGDRRYYRIGDVAPRHFVQTGVAAGIAAETVQSLLSQLAQTGPAALDQVLTALPKDFPPAVSGPIAQNAHARLGQIARHLQTEAAKTG from the coding sequence ATGGCGCGCCGGCCGCGCTACGCGCCTTTGGCGGTCTATATGAACGGCCGCAAGGTGGGGACCTTGCGCCGCGAATCCAGCGGCGCCGTCGACTTCACCTACGATCCTGACTGGTTGGACGCGCGCGGCGCCTTGCCGGTCTCCCTGTCGCTGCCGCTGCGCGAGGATCGCTATATCGGCGCGCCGGTGATCGCCGTCTTCGACAACCTCCTGCCCGACAATGTCGAGATCCGCGCCAAGATCGCCGGCAAGATCGGCGCGCAGGGCGTGGATCCCTACAGCCTGCTTGCCGCCCTGGGCCGAGACTGTGTCGGCGCGCTGCAGTTCCTGCCCGAGGAGGCGGCCCCGCCGGTCGCCGGCCAGATCGAGGGCGAGCCGGTGTCCAGCGCCGACATCGCCCGGATCCTGGCCAATCTGGCGCGCGCGCCGCTGGGCCTGGAGGCCGAGGACGATTTTCGGATCTCCATCGCCGGGGCTCAGGAGAAGACCGCCTTCCTGCGAAGGGACGGCCAATGGCTTCGACCGCTCGGCGCAACCCCGACCACGCACATCTTCAAGCCGGCGATCGGCCAGTTGCCCAATGGTTTGGATCTCTCCGACAGCGTCGAGAACGAGTATCTGTGCCTGACCTTGACCGCCGCCTGGGGACTGCCGAGCGCCAAGGTGGAGATGGCGCGCTTCGAAGACCGCAAGGTGCTGATCATCGAGCGCTTCGACCGGACGGAAACCCGGGACGGACGGCTCCTGCGCCAACCCCAGGAAGATTTCTGCCAGGCGCTCTCCGTTCCTTGGGTGGCCAAGTATGAAACCGACGGCGGACCGGGCGTCCTCCAAGGCCTGGACCTCCTGGCGGCCAGCGACGCGCCGACGCGCGATCGCCTGACCTTCCTCAAGGCCCAGGTCGTCTTCTGGCTGCTGGGGGCGACCGACGGCCACGCCAAGAACTTCAGCGTTTTCCTTCAGCCCGGCGGCGGCTTTCGCCTCACGCCGCTCTACGACGTGCTGTCGGCCGAACCCAGTCGCGCCGCGCGTCAGATCGAACCCAAGCAGATGAAGCTGGCCATGGCGGTCGGCGACAGGCGCTACTACCGCATCGGCGACGTCGCGCCTCGCCACTTCGTCCAGACCGGCGTCGCCGCGGGGATCGCCGCCGAAACGGTCCAGTCGCTGTTGAGCCAGTTGGCCCAAACCGGGCCGGCCGCCCTCGACCAGGTTCTGACGGCCCTGCCCAAGGACTTTCCGCCGGCGGTCAGCGGTCCGATCGCCCAAAACGCCCACGCACGCCTTGGCCAGATCGCACGCCACCTGCAAACCGAAGCCGCCAAGACGGGCTGA
- a CDS encoding helix-turn-helix domain-containing protein — translation MNLIARNEAQLAASLRRFRKKAGLTQADVGRAVQMRQATISELEAGSGAKLETLFAVLSALNLELVVRPRDAGDKIAIEDLF, via the coding sequence ATGAATCTGATCGCCCGAAACGAAGCTCAGCTGGCGGCGAGCCTTCGCCGTTTTCGCAAGAAGGCCGGCTTGACCCAAGCCGACGTCGGCCGCGCCGTGCAGATGCGCCAAGCGACGATCTCCGAGCTGGAAGCCGGTTCGGGCGCCAAGCTGGAGACCCTGTTTGCGGTCCTGAGCGCCCTCAATCTGGAACTGGTCGTGCGCCCGCGCGACGCGGGCGACAAGATCGCGATCGAAGATCTCTTCTGA
- a CDS encoding toprim domain-containing protein, with the protein MALWSAGRAIEGALSERHCRLRGVQGPLPGDHALRHHGLVPLAVYRRGSATRPALLAAVRDAEGAVTAVEITYLGPGGRRAAGLRLARKTVGVVPPGSAVRLDPPGPDMLVAEGVFTALSARRRFGLPAWALLSTSNLRSWRPPPGVRSVLIAADRGPDGEASARILAKALWTLGIRTRIVLPPAPHGDWNEAEQAGRPSGGGAGWGKGE; encoded by the coding sequence TTGGCGCTGTGGTCGGCGGGACGGGCGATCGAGGGCGCCCTCTCGGAGCGTCATTGCCGCCTTCGCGGCGTTCAGGGCCCTCTCCCCGGCGACCATGCGTTGCGCCACCATGGCCTAGTCCCGCTGGCGGTCTATCGCCGGGGTTCGGCCACCCGCCCGGCGCTTCTGGCCGCGGTCCGCGACGCCGAGGGCGCGGTGACCGCGGTGGAGATCACCTATCTGGGTCCGGGCGGCCGCCGCGCGGCCGGGCTTCGCCTGGCCCGAAAGACGGTGGGCGTGGTCCCGCCGGGCAGCGCCGTCCGGCTCGACCCGCCGGGTCCGGACATGCTGGTGGCCGAAGGGGTGTTCACCGCCCTGTCGGCGCGGCGGCGGTTCGGCCTGCCGGCCTGGGCGTTGCTGTCGACCTCCAATCTTCGATCCTGGCGGCCGCCTCCCGGGGTGCGCTCGGTGCTGATCGCCGCCGACCGCGGCCCGGACGGCGAGGCTTCGGCGCGGATCCTGGCCAAGGCGCTGTGGACCCTGGGGATCAGGACCAGGATCGTCCTGCCGCCGGCGCCTCATGGGGATTGGAACGAGGCCGAACAGGCCGGCCGGCCCAGCGGCGGCGGAGCCGGCTGGGGAAAGGGGGAGTGA
- a CDS encoding ParB/RepB/Spo0J family partition protein, with product MTRSTSAALLDQTQSLTKIRIRLRQFGLARENLRYDEPADDGVPQLADTIAAAGVIVPPIVRPGRKGELDYMALDGRRRRMGLLVLLERGVITEDYEFDVFLVVDKAAQAAAIVLPNAEHAPVHVAAIIAAIGKFRKARMDTAFIAASLGYSEVEIRRLEALAGVHPLVLAALRQGKLTLKQVRGFARIGDKTQQAQLAQSALDGHFQDYQLRTLLSEGQVTVEDGRFGLVGASRYAAAGGRLVSDLFGELPDKVVDPEILDAQWRDRIAPLIQAFKGQGLAVYVGPDNGYRAPDGFESLPYVYHGDLTAAQKTARAEARALLDDEVAALRQAPMEAEGSLDLVANVLAARQRLAQAALGDRTLGAVLLTPSADLGVDVTFYALPASEIEEDDEAAPDDQADEDEIGAVVELVTPRTVVVVDGVGHSLHETRTDIATRGLIRDLADHPGAALTALVAQLFKLLALKTHVRQGESALTLSAAPYKRGALPAHPALDGEVRARLETRRETYLASGLRPVAFVDSLAHGEKMALLAELVAVSLDVREARTSLVRHGARAEAAEIAALCDAELSLHWTPDRAFLAAHSKAQLLAMLAEMGVEDARAASLKKDELVVFVGEAAAERQWTPSALAWTAPIQAEAPEETPDVEATGAAPDAAAA from the coding sequence ATGACCCGTTCGACTTCCGCGGCCCTGCTCGACCAGACTCAGAGCCTGACCAAGATCCGCATCCGTCTGCGCCAGTTCGGCCTGGCCCGCGAAAACCTCCGCTATGACGAGCCGGCCGACGACGGCGTGCCTCAGCTGGCCGACACCATCGCCGCGGCCGGGGTCATCGTGCCGCCGATCGTGCGGCCTGGCCGCAAGGGCGAACTGGACTACATGGCCCTGGACGGCCGCCGTCGCCGCATGGGCCTGCTGGTGCTGCTCGAACGCGGGGTGATCACCGAGGATTACGAATTCGACGTCTTCCTGGTAGTCGACAAGGCCGCCCAGGCCGCCGCCATCGTCCTGCCCAACGCCGAGCACGCGCCCGTCCATGTCGCCGCGATCATCGCGGCGATCGGCAAGTTCCGCAAAGCCAGGATGGACACCGCCTTCATCGCCGCCTCGCTCGGCTATTCGGAGGTGGAGATCAGGCGCCTGGAGGCGCTGGCCGGGGTCCACCCCCTGGTGCTGGCGGCCCTGCGCCAAGGCAAGCTGACCCTCAAGCAGGTGCGGGGGTTTGCCCGGATCGGCGACAAGACCCAGCAGGCGCAACTGGCCCAGTCCGCGCTGGACGGCCACTTCCAGGACTACCAGCTGCGCACTTTGCTCAGCGAGGGGCAGGTGACGGTCGAGGACGGCCGTTTTGGCCTGGTCGGGGCGTCGCGTTACGCCGCCGCGGGCGGCCGGCTGGTGTCGGATCTCTTCGGGGAGCTGCCCGACAAGGTCGTGGATCCGGAGATCCTCGACGCCCAGTGGCGCGATCGCATCGCGCCACTGATCCAGGCCTTCAAGGGTCAGGGGCTGGCGGTCTATGTCGGTCCCGACAACGGCTATCGCGCGCCCGACGGCTTTGAGTCCCTGCCCTATGTCTATCATGGCGATCTGACCGCGGCCCAAAAGACCGCCCGCGCGGAAGCGCGCGCCCTGCTCGACGACGAGGTCGCGGCGTTGCGCCAGGCGCCGATGGAGGCGGAAGGCTCTCTGGATCTGGTCGCCAATGTGCTGGCCGCTCGCCAGCGGTTGGCGCAGGCGGCCCTGGGCGACCGGACGCTGGGCGCGGTGCTGTTGACGCCCAGCGCCGATCTGGGCGTGGACGTCACCTTCTACGCCCTGCCCGCGTCCGAGATCGAGGAGGACGACGAGGCGGCGCCGGACGACCAAGCCGATGAGGACGAGATCGGCGCGGTCGTCGAGCTGGTCACGCCCAGAACCGTCGTCGTGGTCGACGGGGTCGGCCATAGCCTGCACGAGACGCGCACGGACATCGCCACCCGGGGCCTGATCCGCGACCTGGCCGATCATCCCGGCGCGGCCCTGACCGCCCTTGTGGCCCAGCTCTTCAAGCTCCTGGCCCTGAAGACCCATGTCCGCCAGGGGGAGTCGGCCCTGACCCTGTCGGCGGCCCCTTACAAGCGCGGCGCCCTGCCCGCCCATCCCGCGCTCGATGGCGAGGTTCGCGCCCGGCTGGAGACGCGCCGCGAGACCTATCTGGCCTCGGGGCTGCGGCCCGTCGCCTTCGTCGACAGTCTGGCGCATGGGGAGAAGATGGCGCTGCTGGCCGAACTCGTCGCCGTCAGCCTCGATGTCCGCGAAGCCCGCACCAGCCTCGTGCGCCACGGGGCTCGGGCCGAGGCCGCCGAGATCGCCGCGCTCTGCGACGCCGAGCTCAGTCTCCACTGGACGCCCGATCGGGCCTTCCTCGCCGCCCATTCCAAGGCCCAACTGCTGGCGATGCTGGCGGAAATGGGCGTGGAGGACGCCCGCGCCGCGAGCCTGAAGAAGGACGAACTGGTCGTCTTCGTCGGCGAGGCGGCGGCCGAACGTCAGTGGACGCCTTCGGCCCTGGCGTGGACGGCGCCGATCCAGGCCGAGGCGCCCGAGGAGACGCCCGACGTCGAGGCGACGGGCGCGGCGCCCGACGCGGCGGCGGCCTGA
- a CDS encoding DUF7673 family protein, with product MDEDTQLALSRLVALAMDDGAASKAAADFLLAWWDVEAWGGFGPNQAWLLDDQAAADLARVFAFVARAQIYPDAVMDRAELEALARRWRPGAAKAV from the coding sequence ATGGATGAAGACACCCAACTGGCCTTGAGCCGGCTCGTCGCCCTGGCGATGGACGACGGCGCGGCGAGCAAGGCCGCGGCCGATTTCCTGCTGGCCTGGTGGGACGTGGAGGCCTGGGGCGGCTTTGGGCCCAACCAGGCCTGGCTGCTGGACGATCAGGCCGCGGCCGATCTGGCGCGGGTGTTCGCCTTCGTCGCCCGAGCCCAGATCTATCCGGACGCGGTGATGGACCGCGCCGAGCTCGAGGCCCTGGCGCGCCGCTGGCGGCCGGGCGCGGCCAAGGCCGTCTAA
- a CDS encoding strawberry notch family protein: protein MDALLPLFAASPAASADTSANLLAAARALSAQLNRSRPLDRKLISGVMTTTFGGADVDGAWSWRDAYDAVEAALVLQIRRLAPQVARLEDAPAEICALLASLSALTPTQSRRSEEQVALDQFSTPPALGALAVLAGQVRPGDTVLEPSAGTGLLAVLAEVCGAQLTLNELAAGRAGLLDGLFAGAARTRHDAVHLKDLLEASGSFDAVVLNPPFQALAAHLEAALEVLAEGGRLSAIVPARLFEDEAALKRLSRHGAVVARIAFPARAYAGHGTSVETGLLVIDRGVAAACGAVVAAETLADAAKAAAAVTARASAKPRRFVSVAQVSVLAPRARSLATPAGRLSLINATEPLDYRVIDWTGEGQDVGLYQAYRLGRIAIDRAAPHPSALVESRPMASVAPPAPTYRPILPSRLLAENRLSDAQLETVIYAGEAHAVMLPGAWTISQAPHIALSVGADTPEAVHFRRGFFLGDGTGCGKGRQIAGIIADNMAQGRVQAVWLSKNDALLEDARRDWSAIGGTASDIVAQGSWKQADAIRLDRGVLYSTYATLRQPARGTRPSRLDQVVAWLGEDFEGVIVFDEAHAMANAAGGGKGARSPKKASQQGMAGLALQNRLPKARVLYVSATGATTPENLAYASRLGLWGGVEAPFVNRETFLDAIESGGVAVMELIARELKALGLYIARSLSFDGVEYEALGHPLTAQDIEIWNSWADAYQLIHRNLREALKATGVINEDGKVKSGQAASAVMSAFEGAKLRFFGHLLAGLKTPSLIAAIREDLTHDRCAVVQVVSTNAAVMERKLAQLPVEEWNNLSIDLTPKEQVLDYLMSAFPVQAMTEVEDEAGEITLVPLLEDGAPVLSQAALRLREDTVAHLACLPAVPGVLDAVLEALSPDLVAEITGRARRVVSRGGRKVVERRSGSAATVETDAFMAGKKRVLVFSDAGGTGRSYHADLAAANQQRRVHYLVEPGWRADAAIQGLGRSHRTNQASAPMFRPVTTDIHGEKRFLSTIARRLDSLGALTRGERRSAGNGLFRPEDNLESPWAHRALQAFYVALFSGQVEAMSREDFEARTGLSLLDHDGALKSSDDLPPMNTFLNRLLALRIEDQNGLFAAFDAILSGILERAAASGALDRGMEDIVADDLEVLGEEVLRTDVATRAETRLVRFSVRTRRPLISADEALAGQDAAALLMAVNSKSGRAALVVQGLTTTDDNDRLIQAVRLIRPEKRTVAALKAFEESAWEPVDETAWRTAWAAEVAAADPWVSREMALVTGLLLPVWSSLPGKQATVRRLKAPDGRRWLGRVLDPGQVPALKVALGLTDTARAVGESGVARRMILDEGASLSLAGGLWLRRAKVMDRWRIEVVGAAAQRQAFVQLGCFVEIINYQPRVFVPADQEAVLSAVLEKWPAQTILAAA from the coding sequence ATGGACGCGCTTCTTCCGCTCTTCGCCGCCTCGCCCGCCGCTTCCGCCGACACCAGCGCCAATCTGCTGGCCGCCGCCCGAGCCCTCTCGGCCCAGCTCAATCGCTCCCGTCCGCTGGACCGCAAGCTGATCTCCGGCGTGATGACCACCACCTTCGGCGGCGCCGACGTCGACGGCGCCTGGTCCTGGCGTGACGCCTATGACGCGGTCGAGGCGGCGCTGGTGCTGCAGATCCGGCGCCTGGCGCCGCAGGTCGCGCGCCTGGAAGACGCGCCGGCCGAAATCTGCGCCCTCCTGGCCAGCCTCTCGGCCCTGACCCCGACCCAGAGCCGGCGCTCGGAGGAACAGGTGGCGCTGGACCAGTTTTCCACGCCGCCCGCGCTGGGCGCCCTGGCGGTGCTGGCCGGCCAGGTGCGGCCTGGCGACACGGTGCTCGAACCCTCGGCCGGGACAGGGTTGCTGGCGGTGCTGGCCGAGGTCTGCGGGGCGCAATTGACGCTCAACGAGCTGGCGGCCGGCCGCGCCGGCTTGCTCGACGGGCTTTTCGCTGGGGCTGCGCGCACCCGTCACGACGCGGTTCATCTGAAGGATCTTCTGGAAGCCTCCGGATCGTTCGACGCCGTGGTGCTCAATCCGCCCTTCCAGGCGCTGGCGGCGCATCTGGAGGCGGCGCTCGAGGTGCTGGCCGAGGGCGGGCGCTTGTCGGCGATCGTCCCGGCGCGCCTGTTCGAGGACGAGGCGGCGTTGAAGCGCCTGTCGCGCCACGGCGCCGTGGTCGCGCGCATCGCCTTCCCGGCTCGCGCCTATGCCGGCCACGGAACCTCGGTCGAGACCGGACTGCTGGTGATCGATCGCGGCGTGGCGGCCGCTTGCGGCGCCGTCGTCGCCGCCGAAACCCTCGCCGATGCGGCCAAGGCCGCCGCCGCGGTGACCGCGCGGGCCAGCGCCAAGCCCCGGCGCTTTGTCAGCGTGGCCCAGGTCTCGGTGCTGGCGCCGCGGGCCCGGTCCTTGGCGACACCCGCCGGACGCCTCTCCCTGATCAACGCGACCGAGCCGCTCGACTATCGGGTCATCGACTGGACGGGCGAGGGCCAGGACGTGGGCCTCTACCAGGCTTATCGCCTGGGACGGATCGCCATCGATCGCGCCGCCCCCCACCCGTCGGCCCTGGTGGAGTCGCGGCCCATGGCCTCGGTGGCGCCGCCGGCCCCGACCTACCGGCCGATCCTGCCCTCGCGGCTCCTGGCCGAGAACCGGTTGTCGGACGCCCAACTGGAGACGGTGATCTATGCCGGCGAGGCCCATGCGGTGATGCTGCCCGGCGCCTGGACGATCTCCCAAGCGCCTCACATCGCCTTGTCGGTCGGCGCCGACACGCCCGAGGCGGTGCATTTCCGGCGCGGCTTCTTCCTGGGTGACGGCACCGGCTGCGGCAAGGGCCGGCAGATCGCCGGGATCATCGCCGACAACATGGCCCAGGGCCGGGTCCAGGCGGTGTGGCTGTCCAAGAACGACGCCCTGTTGGAAGACGCGCGCCGCGACTGGTCGGCCATCGGCGGGACGGCCAGCGACATTGTCGCCCAAGGGTCCTGGAAGCAGGCCGACGCCATCCGCCTGGACCGGGGCGTCCTCTATTCGACCTACGCCACCTTGCGTCAGCCGGCGCGGGGAACGCGGCCCTCGCGCCTGGATCAGGTCGTCGCCTGGCTCGGCGAGGACTTCGAGGGGGTGATCGTCTTCGACGAGGCCCACGCCATGGCCAACGCCGCCGGCGGCGGCAAGGGCGCGCGCAGCCCCAAGAAGGCCTCGCAGCAGGGCATGGCGGGTCTGGCCCTGCAGAACCGCTTGCCAAAGGCCCGCGTCCTCTATGTCTCGGCGACGGGCGCGACGACGCCGGAGAACCTGGCCTACGCCTCGCGCCTGGGTCTGTGGGGCGGGGTCGAGGCGCCGTTCGTCAATCGCGAAACCTTCCTGGACGCCATCGAATCCGGCGGCGTGGCGGTCATGGAGCTGATCGCCCGGGAGCTGAAGGCGTTGGGGCTCTATATCGCCCGCTCGCTGTCGTTCGACGGCGTCGAGTACGAGGCGCTGGGTCATCCGCTGACGGCGCAGGACATCGAGATCTGGAACAGCTGGGCCGACGCCTACCAGCTGATCCATCGCAATCTGCGCGAGGCCCTGAAGGCCACCGGCGTGATCAACGAGGACGGCAAGGTCAAGAGCGGCCAGGCCGCCTCGGCGGTGATGTCGGCCTTCGAAGGCGCCAAGCTTCGGTTTTTCGGCCACCTCCTGGCCGGGCTGAAGACCCCCAGCCTGATCGCCGCGATCCGCGAGGATCTCACCCATGATCGCTGCGCCGTCGTCCAGGTCGTCTCCACCAACGCCGCGGTGATGGAGCGCAAGCTGGCCCAGCTCCCGGTCGAGGAGTGGAACAACCTCTCCATCGACCTGACGCCCAAGGAGCAGGTGCTGGACTATCTGATGTCGGCCTTCCCGGTGCAGGCCATGACCGAGGTCGAGGACGAGGCCGGCGAGATCACCCTGGTCCCGTTGCTGGAGGACGGCGCGCCCGTCCTGAGCCAGGCGGCCTTGCGCCTGCGCGAGGACACCGTCGCGCATTTGGCCTGTCTGCCGGCCGTGCCGGGGGTGCTGGACGCGGTGCTGGAGGCCTTGAGTCCGGACCTGGTCGCCGAGATCACCGGGCGCGCTCGGCGGGTCGTTTCTCGCGGCGGCCGCAAGGTCGTGGAGCGCCGCAGCGGCTCGGCGGCCACGGTCGAGACCGACGCCTTCATGGCGGGCAAGAAGCGCGTGCTGGTCTTCTCCGACGCCGGTGGGACCGGGCGCAGCTATCACGCCGATCTGGCCGCCGCCAACCAGCAGCGCCGGGTCCATTACCTGGTCGAACCGGGCTGGCGGGCCGACGCGGCCATCCAGGGCCTGGGCCGGTCGCACCGCACCAACCAGGCCAGCGCCCCGATGTTCCGGCCGGTGACGACCGACATCCACGGCGAGAAGCGCTTCTTGTCGACCATCGCCCGACGCCTGGACAGCCTGGGCGCCCTGACCCGGGGCGAGCGGCGCTCGGCCGGCAATGGCCTGTTTCGGCCCGAGGACAACCTGGAAAGCCCCTGGGCGCATCGCGCGCTGCAGGCCTTCTACGTCGCCCTGTTTTCCGGCCAGGTGGAGGCCATGAGCCGCGAAGACTTCGAGGCCAGGACCGGGCTGTCGTTGCTCGACCATGACGGCGCCCTCAAGAGCTCGGACGACCTGCCGCCGATGAACACCTTCCTCAATCGACTGCTGGCCCTGCGGATCGAGGACCAGAACGGTCTGTTCGCCGCCTTCGACGCCATCCTGTCCGGCATCCTGGAGCGGGCGGCCGCCTCGGGCGCGCTCGACCGGGGCATGGAGGACATCGTCGCCGACGATCTGGAGGTGTTGGGCGAGGAGGTCCTGCGCACCGATGTGGCCACCCGCGCCGAAACCCGGCTGGTGCGGTTTTCGGTCCGAACGCGCCGCCCGCTGATCTCGGCCGACGAGGCCTTGGCCGGTCAGGATGCGGCCGCGCTGCTGATGGCCGTCAATTCCAAATCGGGCCGCGCGGCCCTGGTGGTTCAGGGCCTGACCACCACGGACGACAACGATCGCCTGATCCAGGCCGTGCGCCTGATCCGGCCCGAAAAGCGCACTGTCGCCGCGCTCAAGGCGTTCGAGGAGTCCGCGTGGGAGCCGGTCGACGAGACCGCCTGGCGGACGGCCTGGGCCGCCGAGGTCGCCGCCGCCGACCCGTGGGTTTCACGGGAGATGGCCCTGGTCACCGGGCTGCTGCTGCCGGTGTGGTCAAGCCTGCCGGGCAAGCAGGCGACGGTGCGCCGCCTGAAGGCCCCCGACGGCCGGCGCTGGCTGGGCCGGGTGCTGGATCCAGGCCAGGTTCCGGCCCTGAAGGTGGCGCTTGGCCTGACCGACACCGCCCGGGCCGTGGGCGAAAGCGGCGTCGCCCGGCGCATGATCCTGGACGAAGGCGCGTCCCTGTCCCTGGCGGGCGGCCTGTGGCTGCGACGCGCCAAGGTGATGGACCGCTGGCGGATCGAGGTGGTCGGGGCGGCCGCCCAGCGACAGGCCTTCGTCCAGCTCGGCTGCTTTGTCGAGATCATCAACTATCAGCCGCGGGTGTTTGTGCCCGCCGATCAGGAGGCGGTGCTGTCGGCGGTCCTGGAGAAGTGGCCGGCCCAGACCATTTTGGCCGCGGCCTAG
- a CDS encoding DUF1348 family protein, translating to MTESRPPFPPFTQETAIQKVRLAENGWNTCNPEGVALAYTPDSRWRNRSEFVVGRPAIIAFLQKKWVRELDYRLIKELWAFTGNRIAVRFAYEWRDDSGNWFRSYGNENWQFNDAGLMEQRHACINDLPIKDADRKFHWDRSGPRPDDHPSLTDLGL from the coding sequence ATGACTGAATCGCGTCCTCCATTTCCGCCGTTCACGCAAGAGACGGCGATTCAGAAGGTTCGCCTCGCCGAAAACGGCTGGAACACCTGCAATCCGGAGGGTGTGGCGCTGGCCTACACGCCAGACAGCCGCTGGCGCAATCGCAGCGAATTTGTCGTGGGCCGTCCGGCCATCATCGCCTTCCTGCAGAAAAAGTGGGTTCGCGAGCTGGACTACCGACTGATCAAGGAGCTTTGGGCGTTCACGGGCAATAGGATCGCCGTGCGCTTCGCCTATGAGTGGCGCGACGACAGCGGCAACTGGTTCCGCTCCTACGGCAACGAGAACTGGCAGTTCAACGACGCGGGCCTGATGGAGCAACGCCATGCCTGCATCAACGATCTTCCCATCAAGGACGCCGATCGCAAGTTCCACTGGGATCGCAGCGGGCCAAGACCTGACGACCATCCGAGCCTGACCGATCTGGGGCTTTGA
- a CDS encoding pyridoxamine 5'-phosphate oxidase family protein — translation MSHGFLDIAVTPSVRAVQAKMGADHLWDNFNSRRDFDRFTENEGAFIAARDSFYMASVSETGWPYVQHRGGPRGFLKLIDERTLAFADYRGNRQYISAGNFAADNRACLFLMDYAHRARLKIYVHVQTLELDTDPTFTDRVMDRDYKAKPERLFRLGLDAFDWNCPQHITPRFTEHEVSEAVQPLRDRLAQLEAENAALQARLAAIGDVV, via the coding sequence ATGTCGCATGGCTTTCTCGATATCGCGGTGACGCCGAGCGTTCGCGCCGTGCAGGCCAAGATGGGCGCCGACCACCTATGGGACAACTTCAACTCACGGCGAGACTTTGATCGGTTCACCGAGAACGAGGGCGCGTTCATCGCCGCCCGCGACAGCTTCTATATGGCTTCGGTTTCGGAAACCGGCTGGCCCTATGTCCAGCACCGGGGCGGGCCGCGGGGCTTTCTCAAGCTGATCGACGAGCGCACGCTCGCCTTCGCCGACTATCGGGGCAATCGTCAGTACATCAGCGCCGGAAATTTCGCGGCGGACAATCGTGCGTGTTTGTTTTTGATGGACTACGCCCACAGGGCGCGACTGAAGATCTATGTTCACGTCCAGACCCTTGAACTCGACACCGATCCGACCTTCACGGACCGGGTTATGGATCGCGACTACAAGGCCAAGCCGGAGCGCTTGTTCCGGCTCGGCCTGGACGCTTTCGATTGGAACTGCCCCCAACACATCACCCCGCGCTTCACCGAGCACGAGGTGTCCGAGGCGGTTCAGCCGCTTCGCGATCGTCTGGCCCAACTTGAAGCCGAGAACGCCGCGCTTCAGGCTCGGCTCGCCGCCATCGGCGACGTGGTCTGA
- the radC gene encoding RadC family protein has protein sequence MIDDDGSARVRALARRYGLDALREDELLELHLARLGHRQARAMAKALMTRFGGLVAVLAADRIALERHVGPEAALDLKIVRETAVRLAAGVLPKRLLLSSNVQVAAYLKTLMAGLPREEFWVLFLDRKNQLLRAERLGVGTVDHAPVYPREVLRRALELNASAMILAHNHPSGDPQPSRPDIEMTTTLIDAGKILQITVHDHMIVGGAEVSSLRSMGLI, from the coding sequence GTGATCGACGACGACGGCTCGGCCCGCGTCCGAGCCTTGGCCCGGCGATATGGCCTCGACGCGCTGCGCGAGGACGAACTGCTGGAACTGCATCTGGCGCGTCTTGGCCATCGCCAGGCGCGCGCAATGGCCAAGGCGTTGATGACGCGGTTTGGCGGGCTGGTCGCTGTTCTGGCCGCCGATCGCATTGCGTTGGAGCGCCATGTCGGACCCGAAGCGGCCCTCGACCTGAAGATCGTGCGTGAAACCGCCGTGCGCCTGGCCGCCGGCGTCCTGCCCAAGCGTCTGCTTCTGAGCTCGAACGTTCAGGTCGCGGCCTATCTGAAGACCCTGATGGCCGGCCTGCCCCGCGAGGAGTTCTGGGTGCTGTTCCTGGATCGCAAGAACCAGTTGCTGCGGGCCGAGCGCTTGGGCGTGGGGACGGTCGATCATGCGCCGGTCTATCCGCGCGAAGTGCTGCGTCGGGCTTTGGAGCTGAACGCCTCGGCGATGATCCTGGCCCACAACCATCCCTCCGGCGATCCGCAGCCGTCTCGCCCCGACATCGAGATGACCACGACCCTGATCGACGCCGGCAAGATCCTGCAGATCACCGTCCACGACCATATGATCGTCGGTGGCGCGGAGGTGAGCAGTCTGCGGAGCATGGGCTTGATCTAG